tcCCATTAATTTGTTGATGACTGGTATGAGAAAGGCAGCAGTCTTTCCAGATCCTGTCTGAGCGATACCTATGACATCGTGACCTTTGTGAattgcaggaatgcaataaGCTTGAATAGGCGTCGGCACTTTGTAACCGCACAAATCGACGTTCTTCAACATGGCTGGATGCAGACCAGCATCCTCGAATCTAAGGGCTGGTTCGACGCGAACAGGGCCCTCTTGAACCACAGCGATCTCTCGAATGACCTTAAAGTCAATGCCAGCACAAGACTCGCCGCGCTCGCCAAAGAGCTGTTTCTCAAGCTCTGGGTACTCGGGACCAAGGTCTCCCTCTTCACCATCCCAGTTGTAGAGCGGGGCGCTTCCATCCCACTGAGGACGATCAGAAGGGTTGCCCGTGTAGGCGTCGTAGTCAATATCAGTGCGCTGAACCCAACCGTCCGCAGAAGAGAGGTCCTTTGGACCTTTGGGCTCATCATTCTGTGGGTTGTTGGAAGCGTCGTCCAGCTGACGACCAGTGCCAGCTGCACCGGTGGAGTTCTCCCAGTCGGCCATATTCAGGTACGAGTGACAACTGCTGGAAAACCGACAGTGTCAGTGCCACTAGAACCCGTAAAGGAGCATAAATTTGAAAGTGGGTTGCGCTGGCTGAATGAGGCTTACCTGGCCCTGGTTTGGTAACCTGAGATGAAAAGTGAAGCTCAGCTGATTCTCACGCGAAGTACCCGAGAAAAGAGCTGCTTGCGCTTTATGTCAGTTTTTTTGCTCGATGATATCGTCTTCGGAAAGAAACAATATAGATGAAAGCCCTCTGTACAATATGAACATGCGATAAGTAGATGGGGCAGTTCCGATGTCAAAGGTAATGCTTTGAAGTCGGGCTCAGATGAGATTTGGGGGTAGAGCgacggaggaggtggagggcaAATGAGGTTGATGAAGGTACTGAGGTGATTCTGATCTGAGAATCTCCGGTTGTTCAAAAAagatacctaaggtaggtacctatggaTTGGTGTAAATGAGATGGGGAAAGGCATGAGCGCTATTATGGGATATGAACGAGTAGAATCATGCTAGACCAACGAACAACCTAACGTACCTAAGTGCGGTTGGTCAAGTGGTTGCTTCAAGGAAAGCAGAACTTCTCGCCTATTACGAGAATGAAGTCTACCGTGATGTTGGGAAATAGTAGAAGAAAATATGAGAAGGAGAGAACAGTCCGTTTGACCCAGGCCGGGTAGGTAGGGAACGGAAGAAGACCACGAACAGCTTGAACTGGGTGTCAACCCAAAGCTGCTCGAAAATTAAAAGCCTGAAAACGTGGAGAACTTGATGAATAAGTGAAGGAAGGGGGGAGAACAGGTTGGAAGAAAAGGAATGGAGGTCAATAAAAGCACAAAGTGTTGGACGCAAACCAGTCGGGTGCCCACAGGAGAACTGCTCAGGAACCAATCAGTGAGTGCAGACAGGGCGAAGCGAAAAGGTTGTCCTTGacctaatcacttcagaaaagGAAGGAACGATAGGGGCTAGCTAGACGGTAGCGGGCTTGGAACTGGCAGTCAATGCTGGCAGGGTGAGGTGGTTACAAACAACTAGACtagagggagagagagacCTGGATCCAAGGCCAACCAACTGCCACAGCTTTGCCTCTCCCAGGCAGGACTAGCAACATCTAACTGGCAAAACTCGAGCCTTGGGAACGTTCAGTTCGATCTAGAAACTACCTACTCTATCtacaggtaggtaaggtaggtactaaTGGAACGTATCTGGGTACTTTTTGGGAACAAGCATGCGGAAAGTAAATACCGATATAGTAGCAGACACAATGTCCACGTTTTCCATTATTGGTCATGTGTttccatttttttcttttcttttgtttcccaACCACCAGTAAGGTAGCCTGCCTGAAAATACAAGTCTACAAGCCATTGTCATCTGAGGCAAACGCGGTAGGCCAAAAAGACGGTAGAAAGATATGTAGACCAGTCAGCGTTCTTTAGAGCCATAAACTGAAAACGCAATAGCAGTAACTCGTAAATGAAAAGGCACACCTACATGTTGCCTCTGGGATGTATGTCGATCACGTTCCCATCAATGCGCAAGGTTTCGTAAAGAGTGATGTCTTCAACAGTCCGTTGTTCATAATACATGGTCATCGTAATCTGCTAGTCCATCTTTTAGTGTCTGATTTAACACAGCGCCCGCACGACCAACCGCACCCCcttccttcttggcctcttcCAGGCCCTTGGTAATGACCGCGTGCCATTTCCTCGAAAAGACCCGTTGCCGGTCCTCACGATCAGCATATATCTCACTGTCTTCGTCCCTTGGTGCCCCAAAGAGGTTGAGATACCCAAAAGGATTCGAGGTCCGCGGAAGACGATAGAGGCTGTTCCAGAGGGTTCTTTGTCCACCCGACCCTGTAGCCTCTGGCCGGAATCCTATCTCAAGAAACTTTGCGAGAGCAAGAAGCTGTCTTGCGTATGAAGCGCCTCCCTTGGCTGCACCGAACGTGCTCTTGGGCGCAGATGTCCAACCCTTGTTGCGGGGTGCggatccagcagcagcagcagcatttGCGGCCACGATGCTGCTCCAGCCGAGCATAGCGGCAAAGACGTTCAGCGTCTTCATCCATCCACCGGCGCAGGAGACAACCTCACTGCCAGCAACCTCGAGCAGCCACTCCATTATACTCAACGTATCATCTCTGATATCGGCCGACAGGTGTGTCATGCCGGCCCGAACATACATTGAGATCCTTTCCACCTGAGGCTGTATATCTGCAGATGGGAAAGCCTGCAGCAGCTTGTACAATTGGGTGCGGACTCCTGAGTTGGAGTCTGATATCAGGGGAAGCAGCTTGGCCAGTATTGCTGGCGTACCAACTGGATTGTTGGGTGGTTGGTGAGACAATTGGGTGGTTAGAAAAGCTAGGGCATCTCTGCGTTGATTCTCTGAGCGAGAAGTAGATGCAAGTGACAAGTAGTGTTTGAACTGCTCGACTGGATTTGGTCCCTCAACCGTCAAAGATGATTGAGCAACAACGATGGCTGCAGCAAGTTAGCGCAAGATCGACAGAAAAAGCGACAGAGTATGACGCCCAAGGTAGACGAGCAGCTATAGGAATTCTCATACCTCTTGACTTGAAGCTTGTGTCTGTGAAGCTGGCGGGTTTCTCCTTTGCCTTGCCGACTTTCAGTTTGGTTTTCTATAAGATAAACCATTATATCGTAATTAGTCAGGAGTTGTTTCCCTTTTTAAGGGGCGATAAGATTCAACAAAGTGCACTCAGTCGGTACCTGAAagtccttctttttctccttcttttTCCGAACACTCGACCCCATTATATCGTCATTAACAGAAAACTGCCTATGATTTTATCCTAGTGCAAGGGCTGAAGGATCCAGATAAACCGGCCGTATGGAGGACAAGTGAGTGAGCATTACAATCAAAGAAATTTTGGTGGTGTACAGTGGCAGAAACTGGGATTTGGCGAGTGGGGTAGTCCCATGCAGGTGCCGCGATCTTCTTCTGACAAGGGTCGGGCTAGTTGCTTGGTGCTAGGTGCGCGTGGGGCGAGCTATGTGTCAAGCATGCGCGAATTGAACCTCCAACAgggcccagccagcccataCGCAACGGTTGCATTTCCGCGACCAATGCTCAAGAAAACGCCTCTACTATTGCTTTGCTATAGAAAGCCAACGCGCTTGTAAACCCGGCAAAGGCATAGGATCGATCAGCGCGCTTGTACACACATATATCCTACGCAGCCATGGCAGAGATGGAATTTCGAAGCCCAACGAACCAGATCCCGCCACCGGGGAGCGCGGGGGACACACCCATCACTGACGCTTTAGAGGAAACGCTCGGCCGGTTGAGCAAGAAGGCCGGCGTCAAAGCTACAATCGTGCTCGATCGTTCGACAGGAGCCATACTCAAAATCAGCGGCGACTTTACACAGATACGGCCTTCCAAAGCAGCGGGCGAAAACGTGGGGACGTCGCAAACCGACTCTTTCCCAAAGGAAGTCACATCAGCTACAGCAAACAGCGAAGCGAGTGATGGTGCGGAGCAGCTTGCGGCCATGGTATGGGCGTTCATCGGCGCGGCAGGCACTTTGGTAGAAGATCTTGATACTGAGGTGCGTTGCTAGGCAACTTTTGCTTCCTTCTGTTGCGGCTGCGCTGTCGACCGAGTCATGAAATCAAAAGGATATACGCTGATTGTTTCGGAAACACAGGATGAGCTTAGGCTTTTACGGCTACGGACGAAGAAACAAGAGCTAGTCATCGTTCCCGACCCGAAATACCTCTTGATCGTGATCCACGAGACACTCACGCCTGCGTCATGAAATGAACCCCTCTCGGACGTTTTATaggagatgaaaaaaaaaaaacttattATTAGCAGGGGAAAACTCCGTTCCTGGTTAACAGGGAATGGGAGGATGAACGCTCGGGTGACCAAGACGCGTGCATGGATGAGTGCAATCAAGCGCGTACGTTTCCCGAATTTAAACAAAAGGTGTAACCTGTCCCTGCAATATAAAGTATTGCACTTAATTGGGATCTTATTTGCAGCTGCTTGTTGGCGGCGTAGGCCAACAAGTGAAAGCCCCAAAGAGATACCGCAAGATAAAAGGCTCGATAGCCTGCCCACAGCTTCAAGCCTGGGGCTGATGAACATGGTGTCTGG
Above is a genomic segment from Pyricularia oryzae 70-15 chromosome 7, whole genome shotgun sequence containing:
- a CDS encoding pre-rRNA-processing protein IPI1, which produces MGSSVRKKKEKKKDFQKTKLKVGKAKEKPASFTDTSFKSRAIVVAQSSLTVEGPNPVEQFKHYLSLASTSRSENQRRDALAFLTTQLSHQPPNNPVGTPAILAKLLPLISDSNSGVRTQLYKLLQAFPSADIQPQVERISMYVRAGMTHLSADIRDDTLSIMEWLLEVAGSEVVSCAGGWMKTLNVFAAMLGWSSIVAANAAAAAGSAPRNKGWTSAPKSTFGAAKGGASYARQLLALAKFLEIGFRPEATGSGGQRTLWNSLYRLPRTSNPFGYLNLFGAPRDEDSEIYADREDRQRVFSRKWHAVITKGLEEAKKEGGAVGRAGAVLNQTLKDGLADYDDHVL